The following are encoded in a window of Candidatus Neomarinimicrobiota bacterium genomic DNA:
- a CDS encoding ATP-binding protein, producing the protein MKPPYKRYCELEISNLCSYFPVVGLIGARQVGKTTLCKMIQTRTGKQTHYLDLELNSDLNKLGRAELYLSRFKNQCVIIDEIQRKPELFPLLRALVDQTGDSCQFIITGSASPDLIQQSTESLAGRIAYVVIHPFADQELPPFISLESHWFRGGFPKALFAPNDNLAQKWIANFVTSYLERDLRLLGLSAEPLLLRRLWMMLAHTHGNIIKFSALSSSLGISINTVRRYVDFFEQAFLIRRLNPHFSNFKKKLVKSPKFFLQDSGILHQLLSIGSLEELFGHPSMGNSWEGYCISQIMGVVQNHYEAAFYRTHDGAECDLVLSRSGSVKYALEFKFSDSPTLTKGNTEAFKSIESKENYVVVPKGESYQLNEMVRVINIHNFISSLLIERE; encoded by the coding sequence ATGAAACCACCGTATAAACGTTATTGTGAGCTTGAGATTTCAAATTTGTGCTCCTATTTCCCGGTAGTTGGGCTAATTGGAGCCAGACAAGTTGGCAAAACAACGCTATGTAAAATGATTCAGACCAGAACAGGTAAACAAACTCATTACCTTGACCTGGAATTAAATTCCGATTTGAATAAACTTGGAAGAGCAGAACTGTATCTTAGCAGATTTAAAAATCAGTGCGTCATTATTGACGAGATTCAACGTAAACCGGAGCTGTTCCCTTTATTGAGAGCACTAGTGGATCAAACTGGTGATAGCTGCCAGTTTATCATTACAGGTTCAGCATCTCCAGATTTGATTCAGCAAAGTACAGAGAGTCTTGCCGGGAGGATTGCCTATGTCGTTATTCACCCCTTCGCGGACCAAGAACTCCCGCCTTTCATATCACTTGAATCTCATTGGTTCAGAGGGGGATTCCCAAAAGCTCTGTTTGCACCGAATGATAATCTGGCTCAGAAGTGGATCGCAAATTTTGTGACGAGCTATTTAGAAAGAGATTTAAGACTATTGGGGCTCTCCGCAGAGCCGCTTCTACTTCGACGATTATGGATGATGTTGGCTCATACTCACGGTAATATTATAAAATTTTCAGCATTGTCATCGTCACTGGGCATTTCTATAAATACGGTTCGAAGATATGTCGACTTTTTTGAACAGGCATTTTTAATCAGAAGGTTAAATCCGCATTTTTCAAATTTCAAAAAGAAGTTGGTCAAATCTCCAAAATTTTTTTTACAAGATAGTGGCATTCTTCATCAGCTGCTCAGTATCGGGTCTTTAGAAGAGCTGTTTGGTCACCCTTCAATGGGGAATTCATGGGAAGGGTATTGCATTTCTCAGATAATGGGAGTCGTACAGAACCACTATGAAGCCGCCTTTTATAGAACTCATGATGGGGCAGAGTGCGATTTAGTATTATCCAGGAGTGGATCAGTAAAGTATGCATTAGAGTTTAAATTCTCAGATTCACCAACACTGACTAAAGGAAATACAGAGGCGTTTAAAAGCATCGAATCAAAAGAGAATTATGTTGTTGTACCAAAGGGGGAAAGTTATCAGCTTAATGAAATGGTCAGAGTTATTAATATTCACAACTTTATTTCATCCCTACTCATAGAAAGAGAGTGA
- a CDS encoding co-chaperone GroES: protein MKIQPLDDRVLVVPADEEETTASGLIIPDTAKEKPRRGTVAAVGNDEDLMELISEGDVILYGKYAGDELSYDGNDYLILNRGDILAKLS from the coding sequence ATGAAAATTCAACCTTTAGATGATCGTGTTTTAGTTGTACCAGCTGATGAGGAAGAGACCACTGCTTCAGGACTAATTATTCCTGACACAGCCAAAGAAAAACCTCGTCGGGGAACCGTTGCCGCTGTCGGTAATGATGAAGACCTCATGGAATTGATCAGTGAGGGTGATGTTATCCTCTATGGTAAATATGCCGGCGATGAGCTGTCATATGATGGCAATGATTATCTGATTCTTAACCGGGGTGATATCCTGGCCAAGCTCAGCTAA
- a CDS encoding glutaredoxin domain-containing protein: protein MVTTTAQTKKVIMFSTPTCSHCTTAKRYLREKGIKFKEIDVSRNQKAAQDMVRKTGQQGVPQIWINNRPVVGFDRNKINSLLGL from the coding sequence ATGGTAACTACAACTGCCCAAACAAAAAAAGTGATCATGTTTTCGACACCGACTTGTTCGCATTGTACAACAGCAAAACGTTATTTGCGTGAGAAGGGAATCAAATTCAAAGAAATTGACGTGAGCAGAAATCAAAAGGCTGCTCAGGACATGGTAAGAAAGACCGGACAGCAGGGGGTTCCACAGATATGGATCAATAATCGCCCTGTGGTCGGTTTCGATAGAAATAAAATCAATAGTTTATTAGGTTTATAG
- a CDS encoding sigma-70 family RNA polymerase sigma factor, producing the protein MKSEETPELIQAAREGDRKAQSQLVTMYSARLYNLGLRMLRNNEDAEDMLQETFITAFQKINAFKGKSSFYTWIYRIGVNTALGKLRKQSRMKISYSIQEPDFENLHGLDISDWPEYIETKVTDEEFKFALKVGLDDLDEKYRSVFVLRDLEGLSTAKTAEMLDLSESNVKVRLMRARLFLRDSMGSFLKREGWLV; encoded by the coding sequence TTGAAAAGTGAAGAGACGCCGGAGCTGATCCAGGCAGCCCGTGAGGGAGATCGGAAAGCACAGTCACAGCTGGTGACTATGTACTCTGCTCGACTTTATAATTTGGGTTTGCGAATGCTGCGTAATAATGAGGATGCTGAGGATATGCTTCAGGAAACCTTCATTACAGCATTTCAAAAGATCAACGCGTTTAAAGGTAAGTCCAGTTTTTACACCTGGATCTACCGCATTGGTGTGAACACCGCTCTCGGCAAATTGCGAAAGCAATCCAGAATGAAGATCTCCTATTCAATTCAGGAGCCTGATTTCGAGAATCTCCACGGTCTGGATATTTCAGATTGGCCGGAGTATATTGAGACCAAGGTTACTGACGAGGAGTTCAAGTTTGCCCTGAAAGTGGGTTTGGATGATCTGGACGAAAAGTATCGTTCGGTTTTTGTCCTTCGTGACCTGGAGGGGTTATCCACAGCTAAAACTGCGGAGATGCTGGATCTTTCTGAAAGTAATGTGAAGGTGCGACTCATGCGGGCCAGGCTTTTTCTGCGAGACAGTATGGGTAGCTTTCTAAAACGTGAAGGTTGGCTGGTATAG
- the prfA gene encoding peptide chain release factor 1, with amino-acid sequence MLLDKLPALQEKYTGLETQLSDPELMANNREYAKVAREHNDLTRVLEAFKRYELLVENIEEDQSILQGDDDELKEIVREELDGLLEDQVKLEDELKILLIPTDPADDGAAILEIRAGAGGDEAALFASDLMRMYLRYAENNGWKHEFITLSEIGVGGTKEAIIQITGELAYGKLKFESGVHRVQRVPQTESSGRIHTSAATVAVLPEAEEVDVEINTSDLRIDTFRASGAGGQHVNKTESAIRITHMPTGMVVSCQDESSQHKNKEKAMKVLRARMLANEREKQNSKVAAMRKTLVSSGDRSAKIRTYNYPQGRVTDHRINLTLYRLEEITNGDLSELHNKLVAAEMINRLESL; translated from the coding sequence ATGCTGCTTGACAAACTTCCCGCATTACAGGAAAAATATACAGGTCTGGAAACTCAGCTATCTGATCCAGAACTCATGGCCAATAATCGTGAATATGCGAAAGTTGCCCGTGAGCACAATGACCTGACCCGCGTGCTGGAAGCATTTAAGCGATATGAATTGCTCGTTGAAAATATTGAGGAAGATCAATCTATCCTTCAGGGTGACGATGACGAGCTGAAGGAGATCGTTAGAGAAGAATTAGATGGTTTGCTCGAAGATCAGGTAAAATTGGAAGATGAGCTGAAAATACTGCTTATTCCTACTGATCCAGCTGATGATGGGGCTGCCATCCTGGAAATTAGAGCTGGAGCTGGTGGAGATGAGGCAGCTCTATTTGCATCAGATCTCATGCGTATGTATTTGCGTTATGCTGAGAACAACGGTTGGAAACATGAATTTATCACCCTTAGTGAAATCGGGGTGGGCGGAACCAAAGAAGCCATCATCCAGATTACCGGAGAGCTTGCTTATGGCAAACTGAAGTTTGAGAGTGGTGTTCATCGGGTTCAGCGGGTTCCGCAAACAGAGTCCAGCGGCCGCATCCATACATCCGCTGCCACTGTGGCAGTATTACCGGAAGCCGAAGAAGTTGATGTTGAGATCAATACCTCAGATCTTAGGATCGATACTTTTCGGGCCAGTGGAGCCGGGGGTCAGCATGTAAATAAAACTGAATCCGCCATTCGTATTACACATATGCCCACGGGTATGGTTGTCTCATGTCAGGATGAATCCTCCCAGCATAAGAATAAAGAAAAAGCGATGAAGGTTCTACGAGCCAGAATGCTGGCGAATGAGCGTGAAAAGCAAAACAGTAAAGTGGCTGCCATGCGCAAAACCCTGGTGTCCAGCGGTGACCGGAGTGCCAAGATCCGTACCTATAATTACCCCCAGGGACGAGTAACTGATCACCGTATAAATTTGACTTTATACCGCTTGGAAGAAATTACCAATGGAGATCTTTCGGAACTCCACAACAAACTGGTAGCAGCCGAGATGATCAATCGGCTGGAGTCACTTTGA
- a CDS encoding DUF1385 domain-containing protein codes for MTKRKYRVLLHAFLAAQQTILVGGQAIIEGVMMRVPGAYAIAVRNPQGEIITRRTEFTSLIEKYALLKKPVIRGMIALFESMKMGVGTLNESAEIAYEEEADKEPGFKDKLLSFLGTILALSIGLGLFFVTPLFVTGNLLHLSETAFTFNIVSGVIRIALFLAYLWGISLMDDVKRLFQYHGAEHKTVYTFEAGKKLDLESARPFQTQHPRCGTSFIFIVLLASIIMFALIDSVVKLFVGEMNLEIRLLTHLPLIPLVAGVSYEVLKLTAKYRHIAWVRALAAPGIWLQYITTSEPDDDQLSVALESLKFAFGEDMEKHHGQTYVAEAID; via the coding sequence ATGACAAAGCGCAAATATCGCGTTCTGCTTCACGCATTTCTCGCGGCACAGCAAACCATTCTGGTTGGTGGTCAAGCCATCATCGAAGGAGTTATGATGCGTGTACCGGGAGCCTATGCTATCGCAGTTAGAAATCCTCAGGGAGAGATCATAACTCGTCGGACTGAGTTTACATCGCTTATTGAGAAATATGCTTTACTGAAAAAACCGGTAATTCGAGGGATGATCGCCTTGTTCGAGTCCATGAAAATGGGCGTGGGAACGCTGAATGAATCAGCTGAAATCGCTTACGAGGAAGAAGCTGACAAAGAACCAGGTTTTAAGGATAAGCTACTTTCCTTTCTGGGGACCATACTGGCTCTGAGCATTGGTCTGGGTCTGTTTTTTGTGACCCCTCTATTTGTAACCGGGAATCTGTTACATCTGTCTGAAACTGCGTTCACCTTCAATATCGTTTCTGGTGTGATTCGTATCGCCCTGTTTTTGGCGTATTTGTGGGGTATCTCCCTCATGGATGATGTAAAACGACTCTTCCAGTATCACGGTGCTGAACATAAGACCGTGTACACTTTTGAAGCCGGTAAAAAGTTGGATTTGGAATCAGCCAGGCCTTTTCAGACCCAACATCCCAGATGCGGTACCAGCTTTATTTTTATCGTGCTTTTAGCATCCATTATCATGTTTGCTCTCATTGACAGTGTGGTGAAGTTATTTGTTGGTGAGATGAACCTGGAGATACGTCTGTTGACCCACCTGCCTTTGATCCCTCTGGTAGCTGGTGTATCCTACGAAGTTCTGAAATTGACTGCCAAATATCGTCATATTGCCTGGGTTCGGGCCTTAGCTGCCCCCGGGATATGGCTACAGTATATTACGACGAGTGAACCAGACGATGACCAACTGTCGGTTGCCCTGGAATCATTAAAGTTCGCCTTCGGTGAGGATATGGAAAAACACCATGGCCAAACCTATGTTGCTGAAGCTATTGATTGA
- the rpmE gene encoding 50S ribosomal protein L31, with product MKPGIHPKYKLNKVVCACGNSFETFTTVGDLHLEICNECHPYFTGKQKLLDTAGRIDKFRKKYGTAKAK from the coding sequence ATGAAACCAGGAATCCATCCTAAATACAAATTGAATAAAGTGGTTTGTGCCTGTGGGAATTCTTTTGAGACATTTACCACAGTAGGTGATCTGCATCTTGAAATTTGCAACGAGTGTCATCCATACTTTACCGGCAAGCAGAAATTGCTCGATACGGCTGGTCGGATCGACAAATTCCGTAAGAAATACGGCACTGCCAAAGCTAAATAG
- a CDS encoding pyridoxal phosphate-dependent aminotransferase gives MTFAKRINALQPSATMAVIEAAARLREQGVDVISFGAGEPDFDTPEHIIASANRALAEGKTRYTPGSGTSTLKQAIAKKMKQDNGLEYEPGQIVVSNGGKHSLFNIMMSLFEAGDEVIILTPYWVTYPEVVKLSGAEPVYVETHERDGFQITREQLLSGVTGNTKGMIINTPSNPSGAVLNRASLQAIVDVANEHDLWIISDECYEALVYEGEHISLAGFEGAYERTITVQTMSKAFAMTGWRIGYAASTPALASAMGKFQGQATGCPNSIAQYASETALTEEPVFLDGWRKQFLERRNYMVKALNDMPGMTCLMPEGAFYAFPKVSDLFGKKAGDVIIENDMDLTKYLLDVAHVTVVPGSAFGAAEHIRLSYATSLDAIKTGLDRFASAVAKLN, from the coding sequence ATGACATTTGCCAAAAGAATCAACGCCTTACAACCCTCAGCCACCATGGCTGTAATTGAAGCTGCAGCCCGTCTTCGCGAACAAGGAGTGGATGTTATTTCCTTTGGTGCCGGAGAACCTGATTTTGATACACCTGAGCATATTATTGCTTCTGCAAATAGAGCTCTAGCTGAAGGAAAAACACGCTACACGCCAGGCTCAGGAACCAGTACCCTAAAACAAGCCATTGCAAAAAAAATGAAACAAGACAATGGTCTTGAATATGAGCCAGGTCAGATTGTGGTCTCAAATGGTGGAAAACACTCACTGTTCAATATTATGATGAGCCTCTTTGAAGCAGGGGATGAAGTGATTATTCTGACACCGTATTGGGTGACCTACCCTGAAGTTGTCAAACTGAGCGGGGCAGAACCGGTTTATGTGGAAACCCATGAGCGTGATGGTTTTCAGATTACTCGTGAGCAGCTTCTATCTGGTGTAACGGGGAATACCAAAGGGATGATAATTAACACACCATCCAATCCCAGCGGTGCCGTGCTTAATCGAGCCAGCTTGCAGGCAATCGTAGATGTTGCCAATGAGCATGACCTTTGGATCATTAGCGATGAATGCTATGAAGCCCTGGTCTATGAAGGCGAACATATCAGTCTGGCCGGGTTTGAAGGTGCCTATGAAAGGACTATCACAGTTCAGACCATGTCCAAGGCATTTGCAATGACTGGTTGGCGTATTGGATATGCGGCCTCAACCCCTGCACTGGCCAGCGCTATGGGGAAATTTCAGGGCCAGGCTACCGGCTGCCCCAACTCCATCGCCCAGTATGCTTCTGAAACAGCTCTCACTGAAGAACCTGTTTTTCTGGATGGCTGGCGGAAACAATTTTTAGAACGTCGTAACTATATGGTTAAGGCTTTAAATGATATGCCCGGTATGACCTGTCTTATGCCAGAGGGAGCTTTCTATGCTTTTCCGAAAGTCTCTGATCTGTTTGGGAAAAAAGCAGGCGATGTTATCATTGAAAATGACATGGATCTGACAAAATATTTATTGGATGTTGCTCATGTTACAGTGGTTCCAGGCTCAGCTTTTGGTGCCGCAGAGCATATTAGATTGTCCTATGCAACATCTTTGGACGCAATTAAAACCGGCCTGGACAGATTTGCCAGTGCCGTCGCTAAATTGAATTGA
- the rho gene encoding transcription termination factor Rho, giving the protein MSYTISQLQKMKLKELSDIAQELAVPVVTGQKKMDLVEAIIEAQTESAGMMFSKGVLEILPDGYGFLRDADNNYLAGAHDIYVSPSQIKRFVLRTGQIIWGQVRPPKDNERYFALLKVEAINYQDPEEGRVVPQFDTLIPLYADNKLTLERGPKSYSMRVMDLLSPIGKGQRGLIVAQPKTGKTILLQDIANSITRNHPDVILIVLLIDERPEEVTDMRRMVDAEVIASTFDEPPERHVQVADMVLNKAKCLVEFGKDVVILLDSLTRLARAHNAVIPHSGKILSGGIDSNALHRPKRFFGAARNVEHGGSLTIMATALIETGSRMDDVIFEEFKGTGNMELVLDRRLSDRRIYPAIDINRSGTRKEELLLSKAELSRTWILRKLLNEMTPVEAMEFLLERMQRSGTNKEFIRSMNS; this is encoded by the coding sequence ATGAGTTATACTATTAGCCAGCTTCAAAAGATGAAGTTGAAAGAATTGTCCGATATCGCCCAGGAACTTGCTGTTCCAGTAGTTACTGGTCAAAAGAAGATGGATCTGGTGGAAGCCATCATCGAAGCCCAAACCGAGAGTGCCGGAATGATGTTCTCCAAGGGTGTCCTGGAGATTCTACCGGATGGATATGGATTCTTGAGAGATGCTGATAACAATTATCTGGCAGGTGCTCACGATATCTATGTTTCCCCATCTCAGATCAAACGGTTTGTCCTGCGCACGGGTCAGATCATTTGGGGTCAGGTTCGACCACCCAAGGACAATGAACGCTATTTTGCACTACTAAAGGTCGAGGCAATCAATTATCAGGACCCTGAAGAGGGTCGTGTTGTGCCTCAATTCGACACTTTAATTCCACTTTATGCAGATAATAAGCTAACTCTGGAAAGAGGTCCCAAAAGCTACTCCATGCGTGTTATGGATCTTCTGAGTCCCATTGGTAAGGGGCAACGTGGGCTAATTGTTGCCCAACCAAAGACCGGTAAAACCATTTTACTTCAGGATATTGCAAATTCGATCACTCGAAATCATCCTGATGTGATCCTTATCGTGCTGTTGATTGATGAGCGACCTGAAGAAGTGACTGATATGCGTCGTATGGTTGATGCTGAAGTGATCGCCTCAACTTTTGATGAGCCACCAGAGCGACATGTTCAAGTAGCTGATATGGTTTTGAACAAAGCCAAGTGCCTGGTTGAATTTGGAAAAGACGTTGTTATTCTCTTGGATAGTCTGACTCGTCTCGCACGCGCCCACAACGCAGTCATCCCTCACAGTGGCAAGATTCTGTCAGGTGGTATTGATTCAAATGCTCTGCATCGTCCCAAGCGCTTCTTCGGAGCAGCCCGTAACGTTGAACATGGCGGTAGTTTAACTATTATGGCCACAGCTTTGATCGAGACCGGCTCGCGTATGGATGATGTGATCTTTGAGGAGTTCAAGGGAACTGGCAATATGGAATTAGTTCTGGATCGTCGTCTGAGTGATCGTCGGATCTATCCTGCTATCGATATTAACCGATCGGGTACTCGTAAAGAGGAATTGCTGCTTAGTAAGGCAGAGCTATCCAGAACCTGGATATTGAGAAAGTTGCTCAATGAAATGACACCGGTTGAGGCTATGGAATTCCTCCTGGAGCGGATGCAGCGGTCTGGGACCAACAAGGAATTTATTCGCTCAATGAACTCATAA
- a CDS encoding folylpolyglutamate synthase/dihydrofolate synthase family protein produces the protein MSSDTQSIFDYIFGLTFPGVKLELSRVERFMEILGKPTAGYPVIHIAGTNGKGSTAAMLASILNSYGLKTGLFTSPHLVKPNERIRIGDTLVPDAFIIEKVEAWRPHIDALGITFFEVLTALGMVYFNEQRVDYAVFETGLGGRLDATNVVDPVVSIITAISMDHENILGDTIELIAAEKAGIIKRERPLILGKNSPTVRRIMETASRKKNASYNYVPDVAKIKKLTVKGTSQSVKISLAGQTIESTLSLLGLHQAENFSNVLVTLLQLGFDLNSKKIQMGLDDLQWHGRIQSLQIQPLVLYDVAHNREGLDRLLESLRQAALGSSILIAAFNARKNIVELLKLLESWTGPVLFTAFKGHSAVGADELIKLGVAPALIHPDPKKAYVSALKLRNSDDQAICFFGSHYLAEALFELFGVEG, from the coding sequence ATGAGTTCTGATACTCAATCGATTTTTGACTACATCTTCGGGCTAACCTTTCCCGGGGTTAAGCTGGAGTTATCCAGAGTAGAGCGCTTTATGGAGATTCTGGGGAAACCAACCGCAGGTTACCCGGTCATTCATATTGCAGGGACCAATGGTAAGGGTTCTACGGCAGCCATGCTGGCATCCATTCTGAATTCCTACGGGCTGAAAACGGGACTATTTACATCACCGCACCTGGTAAAACCAAATGAACGCATCAGGATCGGAGACACCCTCGTTCCCGATGCATTTATTATCGAGAAAGTTGAAGCATGGCGTCCTCACATTGATGCTCTGGGGATCACTTTCTTTGAAGTGTTGACAGCCTTGGGGATGGTCTATTTCAATGAGCAAAGGGTGGACTACGCGGTCTTTGAGACTGGACTTGGGGGACGGCTTGATGCTACAAATGTAGTGGATCCAGTGGTGAGTATTATTACAGCAATATCCATGGATCATGAGAATATCCTGGGGGACACTATCGAGTTGATCGCCGCTGAAAAAGCAGGAATCATAAAACGGGAAAGACCCCTGATCCTGGGTAAGAATTCGCCCACCGTTCGCCGGATCATGGAAACCGCAAGCCGGAAAAAAAACGCATCCTATAATTATGTGCCTGATGTAGCTAAAATTAAAAAACTTACCGTTAAAGGAACCTCACAAAGCGTCAAGATCTCCCTGGCTGGTCAAACGATTGAGTCCACGCTCTCGTTGCTGGGCTTACACCAGGCTGAGAATTTCAGCAATGTGCTGGTCACTTTGCTTCAGCTAGGGTTTGACCTGAATTCGAAAAAAATCCAAATGGGATTGGATGATCTGCAATGGCATGGTCGGATTCAGTCTCTGCAGATTCAGCCTCTGGTGCTCTATGATGTGGCCCATAATCGAGAGGGTTTGGATCGTTTGCTGGAATCACTTAGACAAGCAGCCCTGGGAAGTTCCATATTAATTGCCGCATTTAATGCCCGAAAGAATATTGTAGAATTGCTGAAGCTCCTTGAAAGTTGGACAGGACCAGTATTGTTTACCGCTTTTAAAGGACATTCAGCTGTGGGAGCCGATGAGCTGATCAAGTTGGGAGTTGCCCCGGCACTGATCCATCCCGATCCGAAAAAAGCTTATGTGAGTGCACTCAAATTACGCAATAGCGATGATCAGGCGATCTGTTTTTTTGGTAGTCATTATCTGGCAGAAGCACTTTTTGAACTCTTTGGCGTGGAAGGCTGA
- the murI gene encoding glutamate racemase, whose amino-acid sequence MKNLNPEQAIGIFDSGLGGISVVRALVDLLPHEHLIYFGDTARVPYGSKSKDTVIRFSHQISSFMLEQQVKMIVVACNTASAVALDSLKQSFDIPIVGVIEPGSKAAVKFAPNKRIGVIGTSATIRSGAYRSAIREIDPEVQVADQSCPLLVPLVEENWLNDSVVKQVIQRYLKTFENDKPDSLILGCTHYPYLKVAIQEVIGDDVQLVDSGEETAAEVQRVLAEMELLNSERIDPGKHKFYVSDFPQKFEETASRFLGRPLENLFKIELEVLEAYK is encoded by the coding sequence ATGAAAAATCTAAATCCTGAACAAGCTATTGGAATATTTGATTCAGGTCTGGGGGGAATATCAGTCGTGCGAGCATTGGTCGATCTATTGCCCCATGAACATCTGATCTATTTTGGTGATACAGCACGAGTTCCCTATGGCTCTAAATCAAAAGATACAGTCATCCGGTTTTCGCATCAGATCTCATCATTTATGTTGGAGCAACAGGTCAAAATGATCGTGGTGGCATGTAATACTGCTTCTGCCGTTGCTCTGGATTCCCTGAAACAGAGTTTTGATATTCCCATCGTGGGTGTGATTGAACCTGGTTCGAAAGCTGCTGTCAAGTTTGCACCAAATAAACGAATCGGGGTGATTGGAACCTCAGCAACGATCCGCTCAGGAGCCTATCGATCAGCGATCCGGGAAATCGACCCGGAAGTACAGGTAGCTGATCAGTCATGTCCATTACTGGTGCCGCTGGTTGAAGAGAACTGGCTCAATGATAGCGTGGTTAAACAAGTGATCCAACGCTATTTGAAAACCTTTGAAAATGATAAACCAGATTCTTTGATCCTGGGTTGCACCCATTATCCCTATCTGAAAGTTGCCATCCAGGAAGTTATTGGAGACGATGTCCAGCTGGTAGATTCCGGTGAGGAAACTGCTGCTGAAGTACAGCGTGTGTTGGCTGAGATGGAGCTGTTGAATTCTGAAAGGATTGATCCGGGTAAACACAAGTTTTATGTATCTGATTTCCCCCAAAAATTTGAAGAAACTGCCTCACGTTTCCTGGGTCGGCCATTGGAAAATCTATTTAAGATCGAGTTGGAAGTGCTGGAAGCCTACAAATAG